The nucleotide window GCTGGTTTATCATCAATATGTTTTACGTAGACTGTTGATGAGGTTGTTGGTGTCCATTGTGATAACAATGCATCGATACCTGTTAGGCTATTGATCATCGTACTTTTTCCTGCATCAGATGGACCAAGTAAAGCTACGAGAGGTTTTGCACCATAAATGTTGACTATTTCATCTAATTCGGAGATCTTATTTATTGCAGTTCGACATTCAGAATTTTTACTAAATTCCTCCATTTTTGGAGCTATGTAATATTTTAAGGCTTCTTTCTTCAAGGCTTCTTCTGCATACACGTTAGGGATATCAAGAGCCTTTGGTTGTTCTAGCTTAAAGTTACTTAAAACATCGTTTGGTAGCATACGTACTACACTGCATAGATCCATAAAGAATTCGAGGGACATGTTTCCAGGGTTGCTTTCCATTCTGGAAATGTAATCTTGTCCACATTGTAGAGCAGAAGCAAGTTCAACTTGGGTATAACCTAATTTTTCTCTAAGAGCTTTTAGATCAAAATCCTTCATTTTAGGCACGCCTTTCAATTGGTAATTTTATGAACAAGATATTTATACCACACCAATCAATAAATGTAAATATTGGATATGCGAAATTGCATATTAATATTGAAGAGAGCTAAGAATATTAAAACTGAGTAGAGAGCGGAGGGGAGCTTTAATAGAAGATTTTTATTGAAGCAAGTCCTCAGTGGTGAACGAACTTAGGAATTATTATGGCTCAAAACCATAATTAGTGGTTGATTACGATCTGATCTTTAATCGCTTTTAATATCACAGTCAAATACAGTCCCAGAGTCATAAAATGATTTGGATCTGTCAACCGCTATTTTTAGATTGAGTCATTACATATGGTCTGGGAGATTTTTTCGTTTTTCAACCAATAAGCACGCTAAGCGACTCTCACATCTACCCAAAAAGTTAACTGAGGAAAAATATGCTAGAATAGGGAGTGAACATTTAAAAGGGTCAAATAGGAGGAATAACAATGATGATTACGATATTTCTAATGTTGATTAATGTGTTGTTGTACGGACTGGGTATATATGCACTGATCCTGTTTATTAAACTTGCCCGACGCGGGATTCAGGCACTGGATATCTACCTGTATGAGAAACGCGGAGAACGTTTCTAACGTTCAGCAACTCATACTCGAACAGAATTATCATTTTTCTCTCAGTGTTTTATCTTTTCTATTCTTGTATGATTAACGCATCATTAGAGTAAAGAGAGGTTAATAACATGGAGGCTTTTTTAGAGCAAATTAATGAGTTAAACGAGCTTCAGAAAGACTTGGTTAGCCTGCATCCTTTGTTTGCAGAACATTATCCAGTGATTGTAGCCTATGAAGCTTTATTATATATCTATGATTATTCGTTCAAAACGCAGCAATATGAGTGGGTGAAGACAGTACCGGACGATTTATATATTCCAGATGAATGCCTTGCCGCAATGCCGGTGCATCATATGGACGGAAGAATGTGTGCGATTGTAACGGATGCAGCGTTCAAAGATCTGGAGCAGAAAGTCTATCTATTCCATGAATATGTTCATTGCTATGTATATGAGAAATATGATGAACGGATCGTGAACCGTCTTCAGATTAAGCACAAAATGGACCAACTGAAGCGCGTGACATGGGAACTGGATTATGAATTTCCGTATGAAGATGAAATCGTTGTGGAGCGGATTAACTCATTGTTGTCTGCTTTGAAGAGTAAAGACCTAACGGAAGTGCAAACAGCTAGAAAGGCGTTGTTCCGTGCATTAAATGAAGAACAAGCCGAGTACTGGAGCTGGCTGGAGTGGAACGAAGGTTACGCAAGGTATGTTGAGAATCTGATTCGGGCAAAATTTGGACAGGAAAGTAACCATTTTGGAGATACTGCTCCGTTCAATCGTCTGGTATTCTATGAGTGTGGCTCGGAATATATTAGCCTGCTCGCGAAGGAACAGCCGGAGTATCATACGGAGCTAGAGCAGCTGTTTGACCGCATGCAAGTGGAGAGAATTCAGGGATAATCACGCATCTACGGTGAAAAAAGGTGGAACCTAGCGAAGTCTCACTATTCGCGAGATCTGTACGTTGCACCAGTAAGTTATATCGTTTCTTTTTCTAAGTATAGTAGAATACTTCCCGATAAAAGGAGATTAACTCTATGCCGTTACCTATGGTTCATCTCAATATTGCTAATCGAATTGCAGAATCTCTGCAAATGCAGTCTGATCGAGGTTCATTCTATCTGGGGAATATCGCCCCAGATTCCATACATATGCGTGAAGGCACAACCAGAGAGGATAAGGAATACACCCATTTCAACCCGAAAGATGATGGAGATTACGTTGGCGGACTGAACGAACTCTACTCATCCTATATGCAACAACTCACCGATGAAGGATGGAAGTGGTTTGTGCGAGGATACTTTATGCATGTGCTGACAGACTATTACTGGTTCCGAAGTGTGCATCCTGAATTCGTCGAACGGGTCAACAAGGCAGACCAACATAGAGGCATTAGCAGATCGAAAGATGAACTGGCGCGTTTATATTACCAGGAGACGGACCAGATCGATTTTAATTTCTATCAAGGTTCAAGTTGGAGTGAAGAAGTGTGGCAGGTGCTCAACAGTTCACCAGGCTATGTCATGACGGATCGTTTAACTGCTGATGAGATTATTCGCTGGCGGGACCACACGTTTTCTTTTCTAAATGGGGAAGAACCGGGAATTACTCCTGAGTTCATTACGGGTGAGAGGGTTCAAGCATTTGTGGAAGAGACTGTTGAGCGACTGATCTCTATGTTGTCTTCATGGGACCCGGAGTTACGTAACTGGATATGACTACAGAAAGTTAGTGCAGTTGTGCCATTAGATACTGTATTTATTACTTCTCTATTCATTAATTGTCTATTCATTACGAAGTCAGGGAGGCAAGAGGTATGGTGAAATATGGAGGTTGGTTGATGGTACTCGTCATTGCTACGTTCATTACAGGATGTAGTCAACCGAATGAATCGGACTCGGAAGAAGGGCTTCCTGTGCTGATCACTTTAACCTGTAATCCAAACCTCACTTTGGAACCATGCCAAGATGTTGAGTTTGATCGATCTGACGAGATTCGGATCATGATGGAGGCCATACATAAGGCTGAGCGTTTGCCGGGGAATCTGAATTATGGTACACAGTACATGATGAGTATAAAGAATGTAGACGGCTCGGTTACCAAGTATGATTTTTCATTAGGAATGGATCCCAAGATGCAGGGCCTCTTAGTAAACCAGGAAGACACGTCTACCGGTTATAGTATATCCCTTGAGGATGCTAACCAATTAAGAAGATTGATCCAGCGACGTACAGATTAAGAAGGTATATGGAACGGAGAAGAACCTGTGGATGACAAAATTATCATTGAACCTTTGACGCGAACGGATGCGGAGGCAGCGTGTCAGGTGTTTGAGACAACGATCCCCGCAGCATTCGAACAGGAGGGCATAGGCTCGCTACTGGATGATATCCAGCATGAAATAGCACATAAGAGAGCATTAATTCACACTGCATTGCAGCCAGATCATAACAAGGAAGCAAATGTATTTTTCCTCGTGGCCAAAATGGACGATGTTATCGTAGGCACAATCTCATATGTACCTTGTGGTGCGGAGATTCGAGAATGCGCAGAGGGCCGACTGAACAAGATCGGAGAACTGGGGAGCCTGTACGTGTTGTCCGATGTTCAAGGTCAGGGGATTGGTTCGGCGCTCATTCTTGCACTGGTTACCGAACTGCAGCGGCTGGGAATTCAGCAATTTTGCCTGGATAGCGGCTATCGAATCGCACAGCAGAAGTGGCAACACAAATTCGGTGAACCCTATGTCGTGGCGAAGAACTACTGGGGCGAAGGAACAGACCATATGGTTTGGTTGTGTAGAGTGCAGGATTTTGCTGATAAAATAAACAGATGTAAAAGATGACCACCTGCTTGGCAACAGGAGTCATCTTTTTTATTGCGTTCATCTTGGAGAATCCACCTTGTTACATGTGATCGTTCTTATTTCCTTATTTCGATGGCATTTCTTCTTCAGCGATCAATTCATATTTTTCAGTATAGGTACCTTTGGCGAGCACTTTTAAGAAGGTGCCTTGATTAAGTGTACTGCTGGTGGTAAATACTACTCGTTTAATTTCTCCGCTTTCGGTGATTCCTTGCAGCCTATATTTATATCTACCGTTATCATCTACAGGTTCATCTTGAAGCTTAACATATACATATTCCTCTTTAATCATTGGATTAAAACGATCAAATGGCTCACGCATGAAGAGATAGAGGCAAGCAATCATAACAATTACAACGAGACAAGAAATGAATATCCTTTTTTTCATCATTTTCTTCCTTTCTATAGAGCATTGGTGACGATGTTTTTGTAATACCGGATGGTAACGACGGTGAACACTAGATAGATAAGAACATATACTGCCATACTTATGAGGATTGGGGTTAGCATGCTTGCTGCAAGGAGTATAGAGCTTACCTTCAAGGCAAAAGCAGCATGGGTTAATCCGATACCCAGCGGAATTAAATAAACAAAGAGCTGTTTACGGATAATGCCTTTCATCATATCGCTTACTTGAAATCCGAGTTGTCGCAGTGTCCGATAATGGTTTTTTTCTTGTTCAGCCTCTGTCATTTGTTTGAAATACAAAATACTTCCCGTTGAAAGGATAAATACCAAGCCTAAAAATCCGGCAATAAAAATGAGCAGCCCGAAGTTTTGACGCGATCCCTCGTATGTGGAATAAAAGTCCCTGAGTAACAGGTCACTGTCTACACTCGTTCGAAAGATGTCCGAAGCGGTATCTGTTTTCTCACGATCTAATACGTTAAAAACCTCAAAATTCAAAAGTTGTTTGGATTCATCCTCCTGAATGCTGCTTCTCATTCTTTCGAAAGTTGCTTGAGAAACAAGTAATTGATAGCCATAGTTAATGTAATTCATCATATTGTTAAGCTTATACTTGGAGACGGTTAGTAGATTTGTTTCATCATTTGATGCGTATTGCACTTCTTTTGGAGATGAAATCTCCATTCCTTCTATAATGGCTCGCGAACTATGATAGATGGCTTCACCATCTTGGGGACGCTCAAGATCTACTCCAACCTGAGTCATCTGCTCTGCTGAGAAAAGCAAAAACGGTCTGTTACGATGGCTTGGTTTTGAATTCTGATTCTGATCCACCCATGCGCCATTAAATCGGATGGCATTCACTTGATAATGATCGAATTCAATCTGCGCATCTCTTAACTTATTTGATATCACAGCGGCTTCCTCCGGCATATTTTCCACTGCAAAATCAAAAGGCATCGCCAATCTTACATCCTTTTCGATGGAATAATATAAGGAATAGGAAAGAGAAATCATCGTAATCGTCATCGCAGACAATATCGTGATTAAGGTTAACGAATTGGCGTGACCTTTCATTCTGTGCATTAATGGTGCTACCGAAAGGCTATTAACCAAGCCGAGATTCCCATTTTGCTTTTTTCGATAAATATATAATATCCAGCTTATGGTTGTATGGAAGACTAAATAGGTTCCAAGTATGGTACTGACGAGAACGATTAACATCAGAAAAATGAGAGCATCTGCATTGTATCCAATAAAGGTAGACACATAATAACCAAATCCGATCAGACTTACGCCTGCTAAGCCTAAAATGCCTGAAACGATGCTTGGACGTTTGACAAAGGCCTCATTTTGATGAGTAGCCTGAAACAATTGCAGTAATGTACTGCGATACACCGTCCATATCATTTGTAAGGATGTAACCGCAATCAGGCAAGTAAACACAGCAATCGTTTGAATGAGTGCTTGGGTAGAGAAGGTTAAGCCAAACTTGGCATCAAGCCCTAACAGGTTTATTAACAGTAAGAGAAACAGTCGCGAGAGTAAAGTTCCAACTATCGTTCCGATCAATAAAGCACCTAGACCAAGAATCGTGTGCTCCAGGATCAGTACCCGAGCGACCCAAGCCTTGGACAAGCCAATTAACTGATACAATCCGATTTCTTGACTGCGCCTTCTAATAAAGATGTTTGTCGCATACATCGTAAACACAATCGTAATAAGAATGAGTAATATGCCTGCGATTTGAAAAGCCGTTGAGAAGTTCACGCTAGATTGAACCGTTTCAACAACGGTTTGATCATTTTGCAGGGTAGAAAAGATAAAATATAAACTTATGCTGAAAATCATCGCGAAAAAATAAAGATAATACATTTTGATGTTTTTCCGCATGCTGCGCATCACTAGTTTCCGTATGTTCATTTCGGGCTGCCCCCTCCAAGAACGGCCTGCATATCCAGAATGTCTTTGAAAAATGATTCTCTCGTTTTCTCTCCCCGGTACAATTCAGCAAATACTTTGCCATCCTTTAGAAAGACCACCCGGTTACAATAGCTAGACGCTAGCGGGTCATGAGTAACCATGACAATGGTGACTTGTCGTGACTGGTTGATCTCATGTAAATTCTCTAACAGATTGGAGGCTGCTTTGGAATCCAGGGCACCGGTAGGTTCATCCGCAAATACAAGCGAGGGCGAATGAATTAACGCTCGTGCCGCAGAGGTACGTTGCTTTTGGCCGCCTGAAATTTCAGTAGGATACTTATCAGCCAATTCATGAATGCCTAAAATCTCTGCAATCTCATTAAACTCATGTTCAGCTTCAATTTTGCTTATTTTTGTTAAAGACACAGGCAGCAAAATATTTTCTTTTACCGTTAACGTATCGAGCAAATTGTAATCTTGAAAGATAAAGCCCAAATGTTGACGACGAATATCGGAAAGCTGCCTATCCTTCATTTTAGAAATCTCGTGCTCATGTATAAAAATCTTGCCATCTGTGGCTCGGTCAATCGTCGCTAACGTATTGAGAAGAGTGGTTTTACCTGAGCCTGAAGGTCCCATAATTCCGACAAACTCACCCTCAGTCACTCGAAGATCAATTCCTTGTAACACCTGTTGAGCATTTCCCTTTGAACCATAAGATTTACGTACGCCCTCAGCATTTAAAACGGTTTTCGGTGTCATTTGATGTGTCATTCCATACACTCCAATCGAGTTGTTCTATATACAGTGTAGTTCTTTTAAACCTTCAGGTCGTAAGCTCTAGATGATAAAACAGGCTCGAATGTGATATTTTCGTCACATTGCAACGATAAAGCAGTCAGGCTTTATACATATCCTGACTGCTTTTATGATTACCCGGTTTATAGTAAAGTTCGTCTAAGCATTTCAAACGGATTATCACTCGTGAATACCATCGAAATAGATGTTCCTTCTCCAACAGCCGAATCAACTTCAAGTCGAACATGTAACTTCTTGCATATTTCTTTTGCAAGATAGAGTCCCATTCCAGTCGCTGAGTTCTGTATCCTCCCATTTTCACCCGTAAAGCCCTTATCAAATATGCGAGGCAGGTCATGTGC belongs to Paenibacillus sp. FSL H8-0079 and includes:
- a CDS encoding zinc dependent phospholipase C family protein, whose amino-acid sequence is MPLPMVHLNIANRIAESLQMQSDRGSFYLGNIAPDSIHMREGTTREDKEYTHFNPKDDGDYVGGLNELYSSYMQQLTDEGWKWFVRGYFMHVLTDYYWFRSVHPEFVERVNKADQHRGISRSKDELARLYYQETDQIDFNFYQGSSWSEEVWQVLNSSPGYVMTDRLTADEIIRWRDHTFSFLNGEEPGITPEFITGERVQAFVEETVERLISMLSSWDPELRNWI
- a CDS encoding GNAT family N-acetyltransferase, with protein sequence MDDKIIIEPLTRTDAEAACQVFETTIPAAFEQEGIGSLLDDIQHEIAHKRALIHTALQPDHNKEANVFFLVAKMDDVIVGTISYVPCGAEIRECAEGRLNKIGELGSLYVLSDVQGQGIGSALILALVTELQRLGIQQFCLDSGYRIAQQKWQHKFGEPYVVAKNYWGEGTDHMVWLCRVQDFADKINRCKR
- a CDS encoding YxeA family protein, with translation MMKKRIFISCLVVIVMIACLYLFMREPFDRFNPMIKEEYVYVKLQDEPVDDNGRYKYRLQGITESGEIKRVVFTTSSTLNQGTFLKVLAKGTYTEKYELIAEEEMPSK
- a CDS encoding ABC transporter permease; translated protein: MNIRKLVMRSMRKNIKMYYLYFFAMIFSISLYFIFSTLQNDQTVVETVQSSVNFSTAFQIAGILLILITIVFTMYATNIFIRRRSQEIGLYQLIGLSKAWVARVLILEHTILGLGALLIGTIVGTLLSRLFLLLLINLLGLDAKFGLTFSTQALIQTIAVFTCLIAVTSLQMIWTVYRSTLLQLFQATHQNEAFVKRPSIVSGILGLAGVSLIGFGYYVSTFIGYNADALIFLMLIVLVSTILGTYLVFHTTISWILYIYRKKQNGNLGLVNSLSVAPLMHRMKGHANSLTLITILSAMTITMISLSYSLYYSIEKDVRLAMPFDFAVENMPEEAAVISNKLRDAQIEFDHYQVNAIRFNGAWVDQNQNSKPSHRNRPFLLFSAEQMTQVGVDLERPQDGEAIYHSSRAIIEGMEISSPKEVQYASNDETNLLTVSKYKLNNMMNYINYGYQLLVSQATFERMRSSIQEDESKQLLNFEVFNVLDREKTDTASDIFRTSVDSDLLLRDFYSTYEGSRQNFGLLIFIAGFLGLVFILSTGSILYFKQMTEAEQEKNHYRTLRQLGFQVSDMMKGIIRKQLFVYLIPLGIGLTHAAFALKVSSILLAASMLTPILISMAVYVLIYLVFTVVTIRYYKNIVTNAL
- a CDS encoding ABC transporter ATP-binding protein, whose product is MTHQMTPKTVLNAEGVRKSYGSKGNAQQVLQGIDLRVTEGEFVGIMGPSGSGKTTLLNTLATIDRATDGKIFIHEHEISKMKDRQLSDIRRQHLGFIFQDYNLLDTLTVKENILLPVSLTKISKIEAEHEFNEIAEILGIHELADKYPTEISGGQKQRTSAARALIHSPSLVFADEPTGALDSKAASNLLENLHEINQSRQVTIVMVTHDPLASSYCNRVVFLKDGKVFAELYRGEKTRESFFKDILDMQAVLGGGSPK